The Panicum virgatum strain AP13 chromosome 3N, P.virgatum_v5, whole genome shotgun sequence genome includes the window CAAGGACTGTTGGGGATGATATTGTTCCTCTAGTGATGCCTTTTGTGCAGGAAAACATAACAAAGTCTGATTGGAGGCAAAGAGAGGCTGCAACATATGCTTTTGGATCTATCTTGGAGGGGCCATCAGCTGATAAACTGGCTCCTCTTGTAAATGTTGCATTGAGCTTTATGCTGTCTGCGTTGATGAAGGACCCAAGTAACCATGTAAAGGACACAACAGCTTGGACTCTTGGAAGAATCTTTGAGTTTCTTCATGGTTCAGTGCTTGAAACTGCTCCTATCATTACAGCTGAGAACTGTCAGCAGATACTTACTGTGCTGCTTCACAGCATGAAGGATGTCCCTAATGTGGCTGAGAAGGCATGTGGTGCCCTGTATTTCCTTGCTCAAGGCTATGTTGATGCAGGATCTGCATCACCATTATCCCCTTTCTTTCAAGATATTGTTCAGAACCTTCTTATGGTTACTCACAGGGAGGATGCTGGGGAGTCCAGGCTGCGCACAGCAGCTTATGAGACTCTAAATGAAGTTGTCAGGTGCTCCACTGAGGAGACAGCCCCTATTGTTATGCAGTTGGTACCTGTCATCATGATGGAACTCCATCAGACTCTTGAAGCTGAAAAACTGTCAACTGatgagagggagaagaggagcgAACTGCAGGGCCTCCTTTGTGGCTGCTTGCAGGTCATTATCCAAAAGTTGGGAGGGATGGAATCAACGAAGTACTCTTTCTTGCAGTATGCAGATCAGATGATGGATCTGTTTTTGAGAGTTTTTGCTTGTAGGAACGCCACAGTTCATGAGGAGGCTATGCTTGCTATTGGTGCATTGGCATATGCAGCTGGTCCAAACTTTGCAAAGTACATGACACAGTTTTATCAGTATTTGGAGATGGGACTTCAAAACTTTGAGGAGTACCAGGTCTGTGCCATTACTGTGGGTGTTGTGGGCGACTTGTGCAGGGCACTTGAAGACAAAATTTTGCCCTTCTGTGATGGCATCATGACCCAGCTCTTGAAGGACCTATCAAGTAACCAATTGCACAGATCTGTAAAACCACCGATATTTTCGTGCTTTGGTGATATTGCACTGGCAATTGGGGAGAACTTCGAGAAGTATCTGATCTATGCCATGCCTATGCTGCAAAGTGCTGCTGATCTGTCAGCACATACCACTGCGACTGATGATGAAATGCTCGACTACACCAACCAGCTAAGGAATGGCATCTTGGAAGCCTACTCTGGTATTCTTCAGGGATTCAAGAGTTCACCTAAGACACAACTACTGATGCCATACGCCCCACATATTCTCCAGTTCCTTGATGCTCTGTACAATGGCAAGGATATGTAAGTCCTGAAAACAACATTCTGTTTTCTAATTCATTATTTGAGTAATAGTTCTGTGACCTGGTTCATTATAATAATTGTTTTCTTTCCAGGGATGACACTGTGATGAAGACTGCAATTGGTGTCTTGGGAGATCTGGCAGACACATTGGGCGTCCATGCTGGCCCTTTGATCAATCAATCTGCCTCGAGCAAGGCATTTTTGGAGGAATGCTTGGCGTCAGACGATCCTTTGGTGAAAGAATCAGCTGATTGGGCAAGTATAGCAATCACCCGTGCAGTTTCAGGTTGATGTCCCAAGGAGTCTCGAGTCTGCACTTGCATCCATCCACATGTCATCATGTCTGGGTCGTCGATTGCATCATGTCCAGACCTGCTCTTTGGAGAAGTCCAACATCCTTACAGCAGAGTCGGAGGGTCCTCACTAACTCATGCATCAGTACATGCGTCAGCCCATCCTTTCCGCCCCCGCGGGAAAAGAGGGTTCAAGTTGGCCGCCTGCTAACTTTGGCAAAGGGCATCTGCCGCCTTCATTTCTTATTGGATGTGAGATGAGCTTCTATTGTTGCCTGACATGCTGACAGTTTCCTCGGCATGGCACGCCTATGGTCTGTGGCCTATAATTTTCCCCTGCATTCATCTCATGCATTGAACTCTGGTCGGATGGTCACTTGGGAGAAAAGGCCCAGTTGCTTGCTGCTGATCCAGTAAGCAGCAGTGGGCAGGAACACATCGTCACAGGATTATTTTGTATTAATCAGGGCGGTCAAGTCCATTATTATGTCAAGACATACCCTCCCTGCTGGTTGCTAGTAGCTTGTTTTTTTTCTGATTGCATTCTTTTCCCTTTGTCCACTTGCATTGCCTTGCATTTCATTATTGTCTGTTTTGTAAGTTTTTTCCTGGGCAAAACTTGTGTCCTGTCACGTCTGGTACTGCACGCTGTTTGTACAAGTCTAGCTCCTGCGTGCATATCAGTTTATTTCCAGGTGTCATTGGAGCAGCGGGCATTTCTGCTTTTCAGTTTTGTTTTTGGTAATCCATACATGCTGCTCCATTCGGGTTTCTCTGAAGCCGGGCTTGTGAAGAAACATAGAGTTATACTAGGTCTGTGGAGTGGTTTTTGCAGGGTGGCAGAGGCGAGTTGGTGGGGGTTTGATTTGTGAACTGTACTATGATGGTGTGGGGCTCTGCCTCCTGCTACCCAACATGTCATATCATTTGTTGAGCATATGAGAATATCATGATGGAATGTGATATGGTCTTTCGATCTACCTTCACCTTGCTGGCATGTGCAAGTGTTCACATGCCAGCATGAAGGATTGATTGGCGATAATTGGCACCCCAAGGCAACATTAGAGCTGCTAAAATTGTGGCAACTGTTGTCAATGATGGGGATGTTATCATGTTAGTAGATATGTTTTGCCGGCAAGACGGCGTCAGGTTATTGGCCGCGCGCCTGCTTAGCCTCCGAGTAGCAGAACAGCGGCCCTACAGCCCTACTAGGGACTGCATAGTGCACGTTCTTCCTAGCACAATGGGAATTCCTCTCCAGTTCAGCATATCATTCTAAATGGTTTGTACTAAGTTGTGTCATAAAATCCTCTACTTGTTATCTTTTATTATTGAGGGGAATTACAGTAGTGAACCGCTGTCTTAAACCGTCTGTATTAACATGGTTTTTCAAGCATAGATTTTTTTCCGGTAAGGGACGTCTTAGCTCCTCGCTTTTATCTTTGCCAATGTCCCCAAGTTGTTTCCTGCCATGCTCCTCTCCTTTTTTTCCCTCTCTTTTTGACCAACGCTCATGACTCCTCACTCTTGCCCATCGAGACAACAAAGGTTTCACTCTCTTTTCAACTGTAGTACATCTTTAACCATGGCTCCTTATTTACTCTTAGCACCATAGCTTTGATGCATTTTATTAGAACGTCGAAGCATCAAAGCTCGTCTATAAAAACCAGCCAAACCCGTCTCACATCTCGTCACAAACTCGCGCGCGCCTCGTAAAAAGCAAGTCACGACACGATCGGGTATCGAGCCAGCTTTGCCAAGGCCATGGCCGGAGCCCTCACCTTCGTCGcggtcctcctcgccgccgccgccggcgcctcgatGGCGACCACGCTGACGATCCACAACCTCTGCCCGCACCCGGTCTGGCCGCTGGTCACCCCCAACTCGGGCCTTCCCTCCATCTCCGACAACACGGCGCGCCTCGACCCCAACGCGCTGCTCTCCCTATCCTTCCCGCCCACCTTCTGggccggccgcgtcgccgcgcGCACGGGCTGCGACGCCGCGGCGTCGGGGTGCTGGacgggcgccgcgccgccggtcaCCGTCCACGACGGCGGCAACCTGGACCGGGCCGCCTACAGCGTCAGCCTGGTGGACGGCTTCAACGTGCCCGCCGTGGTCaccccgcacgccgccgccggcgggcagTGCCCGGCCCTCGGCTGCGCCGTGGACCTCAACTGCGATTGCCCGCCCGCGCAGCGCGCCGCCGAGGGCGCCGCGTGCCTCGGCCCGCCGGGGTTCTTCAAGAGCCGGTGCCCGCTCACCAGGACCACGCCCACCGACGTCGAGCCCACGCCGCAGAGCTGCCGCGCGCCCGGGGAGATCAAGGTCGTCTTCTGCCAGGCGACCATTGTcactggcgccgccgccgccgccgccgcggacgccgacGCCATGGTCATCCGCTCCATCGTCGCCGACAGCTAGGTCGATCCGTCGAGGCGTCCCGCTCGATTGGCCAGATGGCTTCGTGTGTGGAATCGTTGTTGCCATGAGTCCTTTTGTTCATGTGTGTTGAGTCGGGCACTTTAGCTTTGGCTTCGATGCGTGTACTCCTGCCGGTGTCAGTACTCAGTAGAACTCAGCCCCGAAGCAAAATAATAATTCAAGTTCTAAACCTGAATATCAATCTTTTGTGTATTTACatgccaaactttttttatgttCAGGTAAAACTATTTGTGAGTTCGAAACAAATTGCTGATTGTAGTTCGAATTTCGAACTACATCTGTGAAATAATCCTGAAGTAGCCATTTTGTACTGCAGTACGCAGTGCAAAATCTGCACTTGTGCGAAATTCAGATGAGGCAAGCGCTTCTGAAACTGGGGCATCCAAAATCCACGGTGCACACGCATGAGGTGCACGCCGTATAACCTTTTTGCATATATGCTTTgcttctggcaggaaaaagagcTAAAGCAAAAGTCGTAGAATTACAGGCCCGGTGTCGTCATCATGATTAGCTTGTCAACTTTTGACAAAGCTGAATATTGTGCCAAAGACCAAATAAAGTATCTAGTAGGGCTTaggtaaatattattatttttttcgatACAGAATTTCCTGTCGAATGTCATTTTTATGAAGCAATGGTAGTAGATTTGATTTTCTTATCATTACGAATTAAATACTCACAAAcaagtttgcaaaaaaaaatccatgtaTAGATTCAACTAGGGAGAATTTAATTGAGATTTTGAAAAAATATTGGATCATTATACAAGTCACATATACTGCGTGTCTGAAATACTGCGTGTCCATGTCCATTTGTTCTCTTTTCAGTGACTTTGT containing:
- the LOC120666512 gene encoding osmotin-like protein → MAGALTFVAVLLAAAAGASMATTLTIHNLCPHPVWPLVTPNSGLPSISDNTARLDPNALLSLSFPPTFWAGRVAARTGCDAAASGCWTGAAPPVTVHDGGNLDRAAYSVSLVDGFNVPAVVTPHAAAGGQCPALGCAVDLNCDCPPAQRAAEGAACLGPPGFFKSRCPLTRTTPTDVEPTPQSCRAPGEIKVVFCQATIVTGAAAAAAADADAMVIRSIVADS
- the LOC120666511 gene encoding importin subunit beta-1-like → MSLDVTPVLLSAQSADGAIRKHAEESLKQFQEQNLPGFLLSLSSELANEEKPEESRRLAGLILKNALDAKEQHRKNELFQRWLALDAGAKAQIKGLLLQTLTSPVASARSTASQVIAKVAGIEIPQKQWPELIASLLSNIHQVQPNVKQATLETLGYLCEEVSPDAVDQDQVNKILTAVVQGMNASEANSDVRLAATRALYNALGFAQVNFSNDMERDYIMRVVCEATQSPEVKIRQAAFECLVAISSTYYDKLAAYMQDIFNITAKAVREDQESVALQAIEFWSSICDEEIDILDEYSSEFTADSDVPCFYFIKQALPALVPMLLETLLKQEEDQDLDEGAWNLAMAGGTCLGLVARTVGDDIVPLVMPFVQENITKSDWRQREAATYAFGSILEGPSADKLAPLVNVALSFMLSALMKDPSNHVKDTTAWTLGRIFEFLHGSVLETAPIITAENCQQILTVLLHSMKDVPNVAEKACGALYFLAQGYVDAGSASPLSPFFQDIVQNLLMVTHREDAGESRLRTAAYETLNEVVRCSTEETAPIVMQLVPVIMMELHQTLEAEKLSTDEREKRSELQGLLCGCLQVIIQKLGGMESTKYSFLQYADQMMDLFLRVFACRNATVHEEAMLAIGALAYAAGPNFAKYMTQFYQYLEMGLQNFEEYQVCAITVGVVGDLCRALEDKILPFCDGIMTQLLKDLSSNQLHRSVKPPIFSCFGDIALAIGENFEKYLIYAMPMLQSAADLSAHTTATDDEMLDYTNQLRNGILEAYSGILQGFKSSPKTQLLMPYAPHILQFLDALYNGKDMDDTVMKTAIGVLGDLADTLGVHAGPLINQSASSKAFLEECLASDDPLVKESADWASIAITRAVSG